In the genome of Ureibacillus sp. FSL W7-1570, the window CTGGTATAATTGAACTAATAGACAGATATAATTTGTCATAAAATGTTAGTTTTTTAGTTTCTTTATCATAAGTTATATTTGACGACTGCAAGGTGCTGAATACAAACAGCTTGTACGTGCGGTTTTGATGCTGAAAACCATGTTCATGGAGAAACGTTGCTTCTTTTTGAGGCAAAATCTTGTAGACGAACGCTTGAAGCAAATGTTGGTAGTTCACTGGTACTGTCAGCGGTTTTTCCAATGAAAAAGTAATGTGGATTGCTGGAATGATAATCACCTCTTATATGCAATTGTTAACTAATCCAGATAATACCAAGAATAAAAAATGGAGTCAACGGTCGACTCCATTTTTTCTATTTTTGCAACTCATCATCTTGTAGCTTATTTTCTTCTAGGTAAGATTGAATATATGCAATTGTTGACATTTCAAACTCCTACACGGATTTGATTATAAAGTATCGAATTTCCTGGCATCTCGCAAATGCAAAAAATCGCAATTCGATTTCCTATTTTTGGGTTTACTCTCATTTCCAATATAGTTCAGCAACTATTCTTAACGAAAAATATAAATTCATCACAAATCGTGAAAATGAAGGGGCTGGGACAAAACTAGCTTCTAGATAGGAAAAAAGGGCTGAGCCCAAGGTCGATTCAATCGACTTTTCGGACAGCCCCTTCCTCTTCTTCGTCATCATTCAGCACTAAAAAAGCGCCCCATTTTTTTATAATGTTCATTAGTGAGGATTTTGTCGATTTCTGCTTCGCTATTTTCTTCCTCCGTTACAGGAAGCGTCATTCCTGCGTATCCCCAGCCATTTGACTCAAGCCATTTCAACGAAATCATCTATAAATTCATCGTATCCTTTGTCGCAGTTTACAATGTATCCGTCTAATCGGATGTCAAATCGCATGAAGTATTCCCCTTTCAATAACTCTTATCAGTTCTTCATTTGGTACTGTAATATCTTAGCTAGATTTTCTTATTCTGCTATTTCCTTTTCGGCATTTCAAACACTTTTTTGAGAATTATTCATCATGCTAATTAGAAGAATGCTCACAGTTTTTCAATCAGCCAATTGCAAATAAAAATAACCGCGCATTCATCGATACAATGCGCGACTTGTCGTTGTGATTGGTTTTTAATCCTTTAAAATCATACCCTCAATTAAATCAGTTTCGTTAATATTATCAAAAAAATGTTCCATCCGTTATGAGTGTTTTTAGCCTTTCAACATGGAAAACAGAAGGAATGTATTTTGCAATAGAAAAGTGCAGAGAAATGCAATTAAAAATGCAGAGGTTTGCCACCCATTTAATTCCTTTTCGACAATGCGTGGGACAGTCTATAGCTCTCGCCATGAAAAGAGATGATATGGGCGTGATGAATTAGCCTGTCCACTAACGCTGCTGTTAAACGAGAATCTGTAAAGATCCGGTTCCATTGACTAAATTCTAAGTTAGATGTAATAATTACGCTTTTCTGTTCATAAAACTCCGATATAATTTGGAATAATAATTCAGCTCCTTCTTTACTAAATGGTAAGTATCCCATTTCATCTAAAATGACCAAATCAACCTTCTCCATCCGTTTTCTAAATGCTGATAAACGGTTGTTACGTAAAGCTTGCTCTAATTCCTCAACTAGGTGGGCAACACGGTAAAAACGAACCTCATAACCTAGTTCACAAGCTTTTTTCCCTAGTCCTGTGGCTAAATGAGTCTTCCCTGTCCCGGGTGAACCAACTAAAACTACATTTTCTCGATTCTCAATAAATTGTAGGCTACACAAATCCTCTTTGGTTAAGTGAGGAGGGAACCGAAGTTGTTCGGTCCACTCGTAATCATGTAAACTCTTTTTATCTAAGAACTTCGCCTTTTTTATCAAGCGGATTGCTCTCGCTTTTTCTCTTAATCTTATTTCCTCCTTAAGTAGCCCATATAAGAATTGTTTCGGAGTTTCAAACGGTATTTGCTCGTATACATCCGCAACATAAGCTAACCTCAATGACTTACACAATTCTTTAATGTCCTGTTTCAATTGACAGCCTCCTCTCTAGGAGCTAATGAATCGTATTTACTCCAGTCCACTTCATAAGGATTATTATCACTAGGTAGCTTATCCTGTGCAATTAATTCATAGAACTCTTCATTAATCTTCTTCATGTCATGAGAAACTAATAAACTAGCTAGAGCTTCTAATCGTTTTCGTCGAATAATTAAATTATCTACCAACAAAAATTCTTCCCGGTAAATACTTATTATAGCGCGAATATTCTACAACCCTTGGTTTATGAATCCATGTTTTAATTATTGAAAGCCATGGTAATGCTTTTCGCTTTTTCATATATGGCCGATAGTCATCCAATAATATCTCCCCATTAGGTGAAACAATCTTTAATTGATCCCATGTTAATATCATTTGTAATTGACTATAGTTGCCACCCTTAGGGACATGAACCAACGTCTGATCCACTTTCACTTCATTATATTTGTTTACTTTAACAAGATGCTCTTTAAATACAGGATAGGGCTTTTCCGGTAATGCTAGAAGATAATCCCGTTCTTCCTGCCATAAGTCCTCAATACGTACGTTTTTGGCATAATGAATTCTATTTCTGTCCGCCTCTAATTTATGAAATAATTGATTAGTTAAACCCTCATAGCTGTCCATTATTGGAGCTGAAGTAAAAAAGTTATAGCGTATATATCCAACTTTATTCTCAACATTTCCTTTTTCATGGCCACTTCTTGGATTGCATACCTGCACATCAAAGCCATAATAATTCTGAAATTGAACAAATTCATCAGTTAATTGTGCTTCTTCATTTTTTGTCCTTTTTTTCTTCACAGCGGGGGTCAAATTATCGATTCTTATCCTTTTAGGTACTCCCCCAACCTGTTTAAAAAGAATATTGAGACCATGTAAGAAGCATTCTTGATTTTCAGCTGGTAACGGTACTGCAAATCCAGCATTACTATGAGGAAACGTCATAACTAAAGCATGAATATCCACAATTTCTCCATCTTGTACAGCTTCCATTACTCCAAAGTCTACTTGAGCTTCACCCGGAGGATGTTCTAATCTTTCATACCCTTTATCCTTTTCTTCTTGGTGAGTATTCATCCATTCAGAGATAAAGTAACAAACAGTACGATAAGAACCTTGGAAACCCATTTCCTTTAGTTCTTCAAATATTTGTTTCTTTGTTCTTCTTAATTTTTTCCTTAACTTTAAATCCT includes:
- the istB gene encoding IS21-like element helper ATPase IstB, whose amino-acid sequence is MKQDIKELCKSLRLAYVADVYEQIPFETPKQFLYGLLKEEIRLREKARAIRLIKKAKFLDKKSLHDYEWTEQLRFPPHLTKEDLCSLQFIENRENVVLVGSPGTGKTHLATGLGKKACELGYEVRFYRVAHLVEELEQALRNNRLSAFRKRMEKVDLVILDEMGYLPFSKEGAELLFQIISEFYEQKSVIITSNLEFSQWNRIFTDSRLTAALVDRLIHHAHIISFHGESYRLSHALSKRN
- the istA gene encoding IS21 family transposase — protein: MLAMSDINCIKHLRNNKGLSISEIQRTMGINWRTAKKYADEDQLPKQKSFKKKGMMYEEKWGVIVSDWLFEDLKLRKKLRRTKKQIFEELKEMGFQGSYRTVCYFISEWMNTHQEEKDKGYERLEHPPGEAQVDFGVMEAVQDGEIVDIHALVMTFPHSNAGFAVPLPAENQECFLHGLNILFKQVGGVPKRIRIDNLTPAVKKKRTKNEEAQLTDEFVQFQNYYGFDVQVCNPRSGHEKGNVENKVGYIRYNFFTSAPIMDSYEGLTNQLFHKLEADRNRIHYAKNVRIEDLWQEERDYLLALPEKPYPVFKEHLVKVNKYNEVKVDQTLVHVPKGGNYSQLQMILTWDQLKIVSPNGEILLDDYRPYMKKRKALPWLSIIKTWIHKPRVVEYSRYNKYLPGRIFVGR